The Metabacillus schmidteae genome has a segment encoding these proteins:
- the phoU gene encoding phosphate signaling complex protein PhoU: protein MVVRESFDNNLQELQGKISLMTNLAISLIEKAFEALKTQDVEIALKVIEDDTVIDNLETEINQFVIWLIAKEQPVARDLRRIIGALKISSEIERIADFAVNIAKSTIKIGSTHSLVKITKLEQMKDLSITMLEKALTSFIEENIVLAKEVGDLDDKVDNYSGDTYKAITNYLKEHPEEAEQLMQLLFINRYLERTADHITNIAESAAYLIKGRIYDFNS, encoded by the coding sequence TGGTAGTACGTGAAAGCTTTGATAATAATTTACAGGAATTACAAGGGAAAATATCATTAATGACTAATCTTGCCATATCATTAATAGAAAAAGCATTTGAAGCCTTGAAAACACAAGATGTGGAAATTGCCTTAAAAGTAATAGAAGATGATACTGTAATAGATAATCTTGAAACGGAAATCAATCAATTTGTCATTTGGCTAATAGCAAAGGAGCAACCAGTTGCAAGAGATTTGCGGAGAATCATTGGAGCACTTAAAATTTCTTCAGAAATTGAACGAATTGCTGATTTTGCAGTAAACATTGCAAAGTCAACAATAAAAATTGGTAGCACCCATTCTCTAGTGAAGATTACAAAACTAGAACAAATGAAAGATCTATCGATTACGATGCTTGAAAAGGCTTTAACATCATTTATAGAAGAAAATATTGTCCTTGCTAAAGAAGTGGGCGATTTAGATGATAAAGTTGATAATTATAGTGGTGATACATATAAAGCGATCACAAACTATTTAAAAGAACATCCGGAAGAAGCAGAACAATTGATGCAATTATTATTTATCAATCGTTACCTCGAACGAACAGCAGATCACATTACGAATATAGCTGAAAGTGCGGCATATTTAATTAAAGGCCGTATATACGATTTTAATTCATAA